A stretch of DNA from Desulfosarcina ovata subsp. ovata:
AACATGGGATTCTTCTTTTCCATGGACCAGGGGCCTTTCCCGACGGCCTTTTTCTTTTTCCAGGTCATGTTCTGTGGAACGGCGACGACCATATTTTCCGGCGCCGTGGCCGAACGCATGAAGTTTTCCTCCTACCTGGTGATTGCCGGGATCCTGGCCATTGCCGTATACCCGGTTTTCGGGCATTGGGCCTGGAACGGCCTGGAAACGGGGAAACTTTCCGGCTGGCTCGGCAGTCGCGGGTTTGTCGATTTTGCCGGTTCGACAGTGGTGCATAGCGTGGGCGGCTGGCTTTCCCTTGCCGCCCTCCTTGTCATCGGCCCGAGAAGCGGTCGCTTTCCCAAAAACGGTCCGCCGAGGGAAATCACCGCCTTCAACCTTCCGCTGTCCATCCTCGGTGTCATGCTGCTGTGGTTCGGCTGGTTCGGGTTCAACGGTGGATCCACCCTGGCCCTTGACGGATCGGTGGCCGGCATTATCGCCAAAACGACGCTGGCGGCCAGTACCGGTGCCGCCGCATGCATTCTTTATGTCTGGTATCGGACCGGTCTGCCGAAAGTCACCGCGCTCATCAACGGGTCTCTGGGCGGTCTGGTTGCCATCACCGCCGGTTGCCATTGTGTCAGTTCCATCGATGCCGCTGTCGTTGGTGCCGTGTCCGGACTGGTGTGTGTATATGTCGAGCAGTTGCTGTTCCGGCTCAAAGTGGACGATGCGGTCGGTGCCGTGCCGGTCCATTTGGGCTGCGGCATATGGGGCACCCTGGCGGTTGCCCTTTTTGGCGACGCCCAACGGCTGGGTACGGGGCTCAGCTTCCAGGGGCAGTTCGTGATTCAGATGGAAGGCATTGTTGCTGCATTTCTCATTGCTTTTGTCATCCCGTATATGGTGATCAAGGGCATTGACCGGATCTGGCCCATGCGGGTTTCCAGGGAAGAAGAAGAAAAAGGCCTGAATGTTTCCGAGCATGGAGCGACTACCGAGCTTCACGATCTTTTTGAAGCCATGGATTATCAGACCAAAACCGGCGACCTTTCTGTACGCGTTCCGGTGGAGCCATTTACCGAAGTCGGACAAATTGCAAAAAAATATAATCATGTGATGACTGCGCTGGAACTGGCATCTTCGAAAATTGAGCACCAACATGCACTTTTCCAGGAATTGTTCGATTCTTCCCCCCTGGGGATTATCATGGTTGATGCCCAAGGCCGCATTGTGGATGTCAATGAGGGGTTTGCCGCCCTGTTCGGCTATTTGCCAAAGGATCTGCGCGGCAGATCGGACATCTCCTTGCTGGTTCCGGAGCACCTGATCGAAGAGGCCGAGGCGGCTTTGTCTTCGGTGTTGAAAGGAAAGACCCTTACCAGGGAAACCATTCGAAAGGACAAGGCCGGTCGGTTAATCGATGTCGCCCTGTTCATTTATCCCATTCTGGTAAACGATGAAATTCAGGGGGCCTACTATATCTACAATGATATCACCCAGCGAAAGGAGTTTGAAACGCAACTGTCCCATCAGGCGTTCCACGATGCCTTGACCGGTTTGCCCAACCGCATGCTCTTTCTCGAACGTCTGTCTTCGGCCGTACACAGGAAAAAGAGAAAAAAGGATTTCACCTATGCCGCCATGATGCTGGACATGGATCGCTTCAAGTCTGTCAACGATACGCTGGGGCACCAGATCGGGGATGCCTTCCTGATCGCCGTGGCGGACCGGATTAAGGCCTGTCTGCGAGATATTGATACGGTGGCAAGGCTGGGGGGTGACGAGTTCGGCATCATTCTGGAGGATTTCAACCATCCACGGGAGATCGTGGATGTCGCAAAGCGCATAATGAGAGAACTGGAAAAACCCGTGGTCATAGAAACCAATGAAATTCGTTCTTCTGCAAGCGTGGGAATCGTTCTGAAGACCCAATTTTACCAAGACGCGAAATCCGTCATGCGGGATGCGGACATCGCCATGTACCGGGCCAAGGAGATTGGCAAGGCGTGTTTCAAGGTTTTCAACAATAAGATGCATACCAAGGTGGTCAGGGAGAACGAACTGGAACGGGAGCTGCGGGATGCCGTCTTTAATGAAGAGCTGGCCGTCTATTATCAGCCCATCGTTTCCGTTCGGGAAGCCGCCCTTCTGGGTTTTGAAGCCCTGGTTCGATGGAATCATCCAACACAAGGTCTGATTTCCCCGGCAGAATTCATTCCGGTTGCCGAAGAAACCGGTCAGATTGTCGACATCGGCGAATATGTTTTGAAAGAGGCCTGCCGGCAGATGGTCAAATGGCAGAAGCTGTCGACGAATAACGGACATCTAACAATTTCCGTCAACGTCTCCGCCAAACAGTTTCAGAGTTCCAGACTGGTGAAGTTTGTGGAAGAGGTCCTTGACGAAACCGGATTGGCTCCGGAAAGCCTGAAACTCGAATTAACCGAATCCACGCTGATGAGGAACGCAAGAACATCCATCAGAACCATGCAGGGGCTGAAGGATATGGGGATTCGAATTGTTGTGGACGATTTTGGAACCGGTTACTCTTCCTTGTCCTACATTCAACGATTTCCCATTGACGGACTGAAGATTGACCGTTCTTTCATTTCCGGAGGCGCCCAAAAGGAAAATCCCAAAATCGTGCAAACGATTGTCGCCTTGGCGAAAAGCATCGGTGTGGAGGTGGTCGCCGAAGGTGTGGAGGAACAAGTGCAGCTGGAACTGCTCAAGGCCGCAAACTGTGAATCCGCACAGGGTTTTATGTTTTCAAAGCCGCTGGATGAAAAAGAGATTACCCGACAATTCATTATGGACCTGGAGAATTAATTAAGGATTTCGTACACCGAATGGCTTTACGATGACCAACAGGTGCGGCAATAGGGTCAGGGCGGCGACCAGGGCAATCAGCATGGCAAGGCTGGTGAAGAGGCCGAAATAGATTGTGGGCCAGAAATTCGAGAAAACCAGGATTGAAAACCCGATGATGATCGTCACCGAAGTGTAGTACATGGCATGGCCGATACTGTTGTGACAACGGTATAGGGTCTTGATGTAATCGCCGTCGGACTTGATTTCCTCGCGGAACCGATAGATATAGTGAATCGTGTCGTCCACGGCGATGCCGATGCTGATGGCTGCAATGGTGATCGTCATCATGTCAAGCGGGATGTTCATCCACCCCATTACCCCCAGTACCGCACCTGCCGAGAAGAAATTGGGAAAAAAAGCAATCAGAGCCAGTTTCACAGAACGAAAAAGCAGCAGAAACATCAGAAGCAACGCCATGGCCACCACCCCCATGGTCTTGATCTGGGACGTGAAGAGACTTTGCAGCATGTTGTTGTACAGCACCATCATCCCGGCCAGTCTGGCTTTTCCTTTTTCAATTTCCAATTGATGAACGAGATCATGGTCGATCTTGTGGAGCAAGGCATTGCGGTTGAGTGATGGCATCGAATCGATGATGCGCAAGGTAAAGCGAACTTCATTATTTTTAAAATTGATGAACGGGCTCAAAATGAGATCCTTATACTCGTCCGGCATTTTCGAATAAAGTACCGACATTTCGAGGCTGTCCAGTGATTGACCGTCGTTGAGCCTTCGCCCGATCTTCAGCAATGTCGCCAGGGAGAGGACCTTGCCCGTTGCAGGCAAACCGTCCAAATAATCGTGGACCCGCTCGATGGTCTCCATTCTGTCTTCAATAAACCAGTATTTATTGGGATCTTCCTCTTCATCGAGTTTGTCGAAGGGATCGGCAAACTCCTCGTCTTCCTCGGCGAAATCCACATCCGGATCAATGGCTTCGAATCGAAGGATCACGTCCAGGGGCGTGGTGCCGCCCAATTGTTGATCGATCACTGCCATCCCCTGGTAGATCTCGGTTGATTTTTTGAAATAGTCGATGAAGCTGTTTTCCACCTTCAGTCGATAGATGCCCATCACGGTTAAAACCGATAAGACGACGGAGACGACCAGAATCGCCGTTCCGTGGGATACGGTCAATCGGGCCAGGAAATCGGTAAGGGAAAAGCGGAGATATTTGGGAGGCGTCGGTGGATTGGGCTGCTTCAGCAGCACGACGCAGGACGGAAACAGCAAAAATGTCAGCGTCAGAGAGAACAGAATGCCGATGCTCATCATCCACCCGAAATGAATGACGGGCTTGATGTCGCATAGCAAAAGCGAGGCAAAACCGGCAATGGTGGTGAGGGCCGCATAAAGGCAGGGGACAAACTTGGAACGAACGGTCTCCTGAACAAGGGCCCGGTGATCGGCTCCGGGGCGGGTGATCTGGAACTCACGATACCGTACCATCAGATGGACCACGATGGCCAGGGTGATAATCAACTGCAGGGAAACAAAATTGGAGGAGATTACCGTTACGTCCCAGCCGAAGGCACCGAGCACCCCCATCATGCACACGACGGCCAGAAAGCAGCAGAGCATGGGAACGATAATCCAGCGGACGTTTTTAAAAATAACACCCAGCATGAAAACGAGAAGCAAAAATACGCCAAGGCCGAAAACCTTGAGATCTCTTTTGATGAAGCCGATCATGTCGTCCGCAATCATGGAGATGCCACCCAGGAAAATCCTGGCTTCGGGACGGTATCGGTCCAGGATCGAACGAATCTGTGCGATGTTTCGATGCTGGGCTTCATTCATCCGGATTTGGTGTGAACGGATTTTCTCTATCACAACATCCAACCGTTGGGCATCCTGCAAGGAGAGGCCGCCCTCGGCCTTTTGATCCAGATAGCCGTTTCGTTCGGCGATCAGGTCCGTATAGATCGGGTCTGATTTGATATTGACCACGATGGCCGTGGTACCCATATCCGAACTGACCAAGAGGTCTCGGTAAAACGGACTTTCGTGCAACTCGATCGTTGCCAGCGCTTTATCGACGGTCGGCGATTTCAGGTTGGGGAGTTCGTTGGAAATATCCGCATAGGAGATGGGGGGGCTCTCCAACAGCGGTACATCCAGAATGGTGAGGACGGATGCGACCCAATCCATCGCCTGGAGCTCGTCCCGCAAGCGGCCAAGTGTGTCGAGGTTCTCATTGTCGAACAGGTCCCCTTTCAAGGGTGTGAAAGCGACAAGTAGAAAATCGTGAACCCCATATCGCTCGCTGACTTGTCGGGCGTAACGCAAATCTTCGTCATTTTCCAGCAGGAGGGTATCGGCCGATGCGTCGATCCTGAAGTTTTTGGCCATGTATCCCAATATAACAATGAGGATCATCAGGCAGATCAAAACCCGTACGGGATGATCCAACACGATTTTGCCGTACCAGCGGTTGAATGTTCGAAATATTTCGGTCACTGCAGCAAAGCTCCTTGTTTTCTTATGCAAACCATACAGACCAAGAAATATGAGGGGTGGCCACCATTTGCGGTGCCGATCCCATTATGCCATATGGCCGGGGATAAATCGGAGCTAAGGATCGGGAATTTTATTAATTAAACGAAATTGCTTGTTCTTGCGCCCGTCTTCCGCGTTGCATCAACGGCCACATACTCCCGGTATGCAACCCTTGATGCGCCTTGAAGACGAACACAAGCCCGGCGCAATTACGTCCAATTAATTTCATCCCCGATCCTAACATGTTTATAAAAAATCGATTATGGCGTTCTATATTCAGATCCAGCCCCGGTAATACGGACAGTATTATAGTAAAAATCATAGATACCCAGATAAAAGAGCTGATCCGATAAAATTTAACGATGGTTCCTAATCCACAGATCCAGTTCCGAGCGGGGAATGACATCCAGGGCCTCAATTTTATCATTGGGTTCCCAGCGCAGCATCACCCGGTAATCTCTGGTTATCTTGATTCGATAGTGTCCCGCCATACGTTTAATGGGTCGTGTAATTTGCCATATGGCATCTTCCGCGGCGGCAAATTCTCCAATGGATTTGATCGCTTTGGCGGCCACCGATGGGGGAAGGGTTTTGCAGGACCTGGAGAATGCCGGTGCGTATTCGGGAACCAGAATCGTTTTAAATGCTGACGGCGGCAAATCGTCCAGGGGCGATACCGGCTTTTCTATTGGTGCGGTTGATGGATTGGCCTGGGATAACCATTTATCCCTTTCCGCTTTCAACTTGGTCCTAAGCTCACGCCGAAGTTGTTGCTGGGAATTGATTTCTTCCTTTAACCCCTCAATGCGTTGACGAAGGAGAGAGATCGTCTTCTTGTCCTGATTCGTCCGGTTGACAACAGAAGGTGCGTGATCGGTGACCGCCGGTGCGGGTTGGCGCTGCTTTTCGCTCAGCTCAGACGCCATGGCTTCGAGCTCCTTCTCTTTTTGACGCAGCTCGATTTCCTTTTCCCTGGCCTTCTTTCTTGCCGCCGATGCATCTTCGAGCACCTGGGTGAGCTGTTGATGTTTATCCTTCTCCTGACTTTCCGCCACATCCTTTTCGAAGCACCATTCCAGATAATCCTCAATGGGGTCATCCCACGCTTCAATACCGATTTCGGCCCTTGCCCTGCGTATGGATTCAATCAGGGTGTCGTTGTCCAATAAACGGTCGGGATTGCCGGCAATAAACGCCCGGCCGAAGACAATGCTCAAGGTGGGATATACATTTTCCAACAGATAGCTTAGGTGAAGCAAAGGGGGATCGAATTCTACCTCATCCGGTTGCGTCAACTCCAACCGCAACAGGGCCTCGAGCCTTTCCATCGCCGGATTGTTTTGAAGCAGGTCCAACTCGAGTCGGGTCATATCCGGATCGGTGAGTTCGTCATCGGGAATGTGCCGGCGAATGGCGTTGGCCAATTCGATGTCTCCCGCCCGTAACGTGTACTCCAACAAATCCTCAAAATGTCCTCTGTCGAAATCGTGCTCTTCCGGCCTGCCCTCCAATTCTTTGAGCATCTCGAAGGCAAGCGCTCTCAATCCGAACAACTCGCACCGGCGATAGGCGGCTATCAGTTGTTTGGCATTCAGGGTCTCCGGCACCAGTTTTTTTAGTTCATAGGCGCGCATGTCATGGATAAATTCAACGTCATCGACAAGTTGTGGAGCGGCTCGCAGCTGGCTCTTGGTAATTCCGGCATAGGACGATGCATCGTAAAACTTCTCCTTGTCCTTGCCAAGGCAGCATTTTTTATATTTCTTACCGCTTCCGCATGGACAGGGGGCATTTCGGCCCACTTTTTCCACAGGTCTGCGCATGGTCTCGCCACTTGCGATGACAACGGGCGGACGCTCCTTGGGAAGCGTCTTGAGCACATCAGCCTGGCTGAGGAATTGATCCGTTTCCGGATGCGCTTTTTCAGAATCGAGAAGGTAGAGGGCGCTGGCCAACATGGCTCTAAGCACGGGGGTTAGTCCGTATGCATGTTCCAACTTGTTTAGCACCAAACGTACCGGATTTGGATCGACCTGGTGGACGACGCTCATTTCAGCGGCAATCAGGCCGGCATATACCTGACGTTCGGTGGACAATTCATCGGACTGGGCAAGCCGTAATAAATGGGGGATGGCGGCCTGGGCCTGGTATCGGAAAACCGGTGCAAAATCGATGATGGGCTCGATCACTTTCAGCGCCTCGGCTGCAACGGCCGGGTCGAGACGAACCCCATTGACGGCACAAACAGCAAATGTGATCCCCAGTGCCGTATCTTGTCCGGACTGGATCAAGGCATCTATGATCGCGTGCCAATCTGTGGCGGTTCGATCAATCAGGCTTTCGGCGGCGGCCTGAATATCAGGGCGGCAGCGTCGGGCCTCATGGATAATGTTGAGATAGCTTTCTATGGCGCTTTTCAATGGTGTAACCTATAAGTCTATCGTGGCCTTGGCGCATTAGCGTCTGTCGAACCGGATCCACTCTGTGTGTCCGTTGCCGGTCGAACGTGGGCACGTCGATGTGTCGTTTCTGTTCAACAAACCGAACCGGCGGACCGGCTTTTTGGACTGTCTGCGTTAAGGCGAATGTGGGGTGGTTTGCTTATTTTTTTCTAATCTCTGCCGCATGTTGAGGGAGTTTTGTTTTTCCTTATACCACTGTAATTCTTGCTTTATCAATTCTTCATAATTTAAGTTAAAAATTGAGTTAATGGCATTAAAATGGGTATAATATTTTTTTCCCTGCTGTGAAGATTTTGAGAAGACAATATACATTGGGGTTGCCGGTTCAGGCAAAGGGAGCACTTTGATCTGATCCTGAATATGCATTTTAGTTGCTACAAATTGTACTGAATAAGGTTGTCGATCAAATAAGGTTGTCGATCAAATATTGCATCAATTCGTAGGATAAGGAGTTTATTGAAATTTTGTTCAAGCCAGGTATCGCTGCCCAATGTTTCCAGTGTTATTTTATCACGATGATTGTCAAAGAATGGTGTATAAATCCCTGACAAAGATACAACCGTACCAATTTTATATCCAACAATATCATCTATGGAGTGAAGTCCGGTTAATGGGTTATCTTTTCGGACAATGAGTATTGGTTGAGCATAATAAAGAGGCTCATCGAGAAAATGTAGAAAAGTCTCAGTTATTTTATTTTTGTGAAATCCCAGAGCGCCATCAAGTTTACCCTTTTCCAGCATCCCGGAATACCGGAGTAATGGCATCGGGCCAATCCATTCAACTTCGTAATCTAATTGAGCGGCCATTTCCTTAAAATATGTTAATGTTGCACCTCTTAGCGTTTGTGTATCATTATCAAAATATTGAAGTGGTGGAAGTTGAAAATAACCGATTTTTATAGTTTCTGAATGAATGTTTGAAGATAGAAGTATTAGAATTAAAATTATAAAATTTTTTTTTATCATCGGCCGGTACCGGGTTTTCGGGTTCTGAATTTCATAAA
This window harbors:
- the amt gene encoding ammonium transporter, coding for MNDAPLIDIFWIVFSASLVFLMQPGFMCLESGLTRSKNSINVAVKNLADFSFSVIGFWAVGYAIMFGTSQAGLFGNMGFFFSMDQGPFPTAFFFFQVMFCGTATTIFSGAVAERMKFSSYLVIAGILAIAVYPVFGHWAWNGLETGKLSGWLGSRGFVDFAGSTVVHSVGGWLSLAALLVIGPRSGRFPKNGPPREITAFNLPLSILGVMLLWFGWFGFNGGSTLALDGSVAGIIAKTTLAASTGAAACILYVWYRTGLPKVTALINGSLGGLVAITAGCHCVSSIDAAVVGAVSGLVCVYVEQLLFRLKVDDAVGAVPVHLGCGIWGTLAVALFGDAQRLGTGLSFQGQFVIQMEGIVAAFLIAFVIPYMVIKGIDRIWPMRVSREEEEKGLNVSEHGATTELHDLFEAMDYQTKTGDLSVRVPVEPFTEVGQIAKKYNHVMTALELASSKIEHQHALFQELFDSSPLGIIMVDAQGRIVDVNEGFAALFGYLPKDLRGRSDISLLVPEHLIEEAEAALSSVLKGKTLTRETIRKDKAGRLIDVALFIYPILVNDEIQGAYYIYNDITQRKEFETQLSHQAFHDALTGLPNRMLFLERLSSAVHRKKRKKDFTYAAMMLDMDRFKSVNDTLGHQIGDAFLIAVADRIKACLRDIDTVARLGGDEFGIILEDFNHPREIVDVAKRIMRELEKPVVIETNEIRSSASVGIVLKTQFYQDAKSVMRDADIAMYRAKEIGKACFKVFNNKMHTKVVRENELERELRDAVFNEELAVYYQPIVSVREAALLGFEALVRWNHPTQGLISPAEFIPVAEETGQIVDIGEYVLKEACRQMVKWQKLSTNNGHLTISVNVSAKQFQSSRLVKFVEEVLDETGLAPESLKLELTESTLMRNARTSIRTMQGLKDMGIRIVVDDFGTGYSSLSYIQRFPIDGLKIDRSFISGGAQKENPKIVQTIVALAKSIGVEVVAEGVEEQVQLELLKAANCESAQGFMFSKPLDEKEITRQFIMDLEN
- a CDS encoding efflux RND transporter permease subunit, with the protein product MTEIFRTFNRWYGKIVLDHPVRVLICLMILIVILGYMAKNFRIDASADTLLLENDEDLRYARQVSERYGVHDFLLVAFTPLKGDLFDNENLDTLGRLRDELQAMDWVASVLTILDVPLLESPPISYADISNELPNLKSPTVDKALATIELHESPFYRDLLVSSDMGTTAIVVNIKSDPIYTDLIAERNGYLDQKAEGGLSLQDAQRLDVVIEKIRSHQIRMNEAQHRNIAQIRSILDRYRPEARIFLGGISMIADDMIGFIKRDLKVFGLGVFLLLVFMLGVIFKNVRWIIVPMLCCFLAVVCMMGVLGAFGWDVTVISSNFVSLQLIITLAIVVHLMVRYREFQITRPGADHRALVQETVRSKFVPCLYAALTTIAGFASLLLCDIKPVIHFGWMMSIGILFSLTLTFLLFPSCVVLLKQPNPPTPPKYLRFSLTDFLARLTVSHGTAILVVSVVLSVLTVMGIYRLKVENSFIDYFKKSTEIYQGMAVIDQQLGGTTPLDVILRFEAIDPDVDFAEEDEEFADPFDKLDEEEDPNKYWFIEDRMETIERVHDYLDGLPATGKVLSLATLLKIGRRLNDGQSLDSLEMSVLYSKMPDEYKDLILSPFINFKNNEVRFTLRIIDSMPSLNRNALLHKIDHDLVHQLEIEKGKARLAGMMVLYNNMLQSLFTSQIKTMGVVAMALLLMFLLLFRSVKLALIAFFPNFFSAGAVLGVMGWMNIPLDMMTITIAAISIGIAVDDTIHYIYRFREEIKSDGDYIKTLYRCHNSIGHAMYYTSVTIIIGFSILVFSNFWPTIYFGLFTSLAMLIALVAALTLLPHLLVIVKPFGVRNP
- a CDS encoding YecA family protein; translation: MKSAIESYLNIIHEARRCRPDIQAAAESLIDRTATDWHAIIDALIQSGQDTALGITFAVCAVNGVRLDPAVAAEALKVIEPIIDFAPVFRYQAQAAIPHLLRLAQSDELSTERQVYAGLIAAEMSVVHQVDPNPVRLVLNKLEHAYGLTPVLRAMLASALYLLDSEKAHPETDQFLSQADVLKTLPKERPPVVIASGETMRRPVEKVGRNAPCPCGSGKKYKKCCLGKDKEKFYDASSYAGITKSQLRAAPQLVDDVEFIHDMRAYELKKLVPETLNAKQLIAAYRRCELFGLRALAFEMLKELEGRPEEHDFDRGHFEDLLEYTLRAGDIELANAIRRHIPDDELTDPDMTRLELDLLQNNPAMERLEALLRLELTQPDEVEFDPPLLHLSYLLENVYPTLSIVFGRAFIAGNPDRLLDNDTLIESIRRARAEIGIEAWDDPIEDYLEWCFEKDVAESQEKDKHQQLTQVLEDASAARKKAREKEIELRQKEKELEAMASELSEKQRQPAPAVTDHAPSVVNRTNQDKKTISLLRQRIEGLKEEINSQQQLRRELRTKLKAERDKWLSQANPSTAPIEKPVSPLDDLPPSAFKTILVPEYAPAFSRSCKTLPPSVAAKAIKSIGEFAAAEDAIWQITRPIKRMAGHYRIKITRDYRVMLRWEPNDKIEALDVIPRSELDLWIRNHR
- a CDS encoding substrate-binding periplasmic protein, which translates into the protein MIKKNFIILILILLSSNIHSETIKIGYFQLPPLQYFDNDTQTLRGATLTYFKEMAAQLDYEVEWIGPMPLLRYSGMLEKGKLDGALGFHKNKITETFLHFLDEPLYYAQPILIVRKDNPLTGLHSIDDIVGYKIGTVVSLSGIYTPFFDNHRDKITLETLGSDTWLEQNFNKLLILRIDAIFDRQPYLIDNLIQYNL